In Nostoc sp. GT001, a genomic segment contains:
- a CDS encoding esterase-like activity of phytase family protein codes for MAKNVIIMIGDGMGWEMARAASIYKEIQNGKTGANLSDFYTQGKGQGLNFQTLQGYGLATTYGTTIAGSDGVFSTGNSALDDTNPITGESQVRPGFTFDPTFNPGNTPTGGAKVSDGAVGNLVGYDPTRGGVNPWTPGNDPEYIKYSYPDSANTATTLYTGVKSYNSAIGVDIFENPLETILKTANQVGKSTGLVTSVPIDHATPGAAAANVNRRNKYDGDYPALDNILQQELRVYQPTVLLGGGHPLSAPGDLLPSEVEPNTSNEYISQSTYTELSTKPTNNLYDYTFLERGKNAAQKLAETAATIDPEKGDRLFGLYGARGQNGNLPVSSANGDYSTTGLDMFSVFTNQGDNTKVDTTRPLLPGETDASFIAKEVNENPTLNELTNAALDVLGKDPDGFWLMVEAGDIDWSAHDNNIDNLIGTTLDFDKAVGSTIDWINNNGGWDENLLIVTADHDHYLTLDGDFPTVVQNQGAEALTNLDTPAEVGHYWGSDPTVKYGWGTHTNRPVPVYYQGAGSEVLNSLVGQGYNAYGFDIPGIAGLNDQTHIYQTMFASIKPKVELVGFASLPADTYSDGPASGAEISANGRTGPFPGQPIQGFSGVQFANSNSLYFLSDNGYGSKDNSEDFLLRINRVDPNFKGTENGDGTVKVLDYIQLSDPNNKVPFQIVNEGTTGRLLTGADFDVESFVFDKDGTIWVGEEFGPYLLHFDASGKLLEAPIATPDQFKTLDGEAPKVIGHRGASGDLPEHTLEAYRRAIEDGADFIEPDLVVTKDGVLIARHEPALAILNADGTLNLSNTTTDVYDVTKYPQFADRKKTVSLDGTEITGWFAEDFTLEEIKTLRAIQRVPFRDQSFNGQFEIPTLAEIIDLVKEVEAETGKKIGIYPETKHPTYSAEEATYVGTTNKINRNISEILIDTLKAENFTDPSRIFIQSFEVGNLKDLHDRIMPNAGVDIPLVQLLDAAGIELNGEIIETQPYDFEVSGDLRTYGDLRTPEGLAEIATYADGIGPWKRLIVSVKGTDANNDGLADDINNDGTVNDADRTLLAPTTLIQDAHNAGLQVHPYTFRDEDLYLAADYKGNPELEFQQFYQLGVDALFTDFPETGDKVRDFLSDPQNNLVRSPQNPDVLSGDTFANLGGSKGFEGGAINASKTKLYMLLEGTVQGDAAGALRINEFDIASREYTDNKLYYKLENPAYAIGDLAVINDNEYLVVERDGGQGTAAQFKRIYKIDLSKTDSNGYVAKEEVADLLNIQDPNDLNGDGKTTFDFPFVTIENVLVVDKNTILVANDNNYPFSTGRPGNDPQNPVIDNNEILLLKLEKPLNLAAGLGQPQAEEINFGSTSSDDITVQPDQTLFTGDGADFVTGTTGNTIQTGNGEDTVVVSSDSSVSTGEGNDQVLIGANGPANKTSADGGNGNDEITVVEANGTNNLLGAAGNDTLTVVEGSRQLSFGGSGNDTLTSNGGNNRLYGGSGDDKLFSSVNDSLFGGDGDDVLFAGQKGGNRLSGAAGADQFWIANASLPTSKNIVTDFAIAIDKIGLGGIGVTQFSALTLLQQGADTIVKSGNTELASLLQITATSLTANDFVFSASVVA; via the coding sequence ATGGCTAAGAACGTCATCATTATGATTGGGGATGGTATGGGCTGGGAAATGGCTCGTGCTGCGTCCATCTATAAAGAGATTCAAAATGGTAAGACAGGCGCTAATCTAAGTGATTTTTATACACAAGGTAAGGGACAAGGACTCAATTTTCAAACACTCCAAGGCTACGGTTTGGCAACTACATACGGGACAACGATCGCTGGTAGTGATGGAGTTTTTAGCACTGGTAATTCAGCTCTTGACGATACCAATCCCATTACCGGAGAGAGCCAGGTTCGTCCTGGTTTCACCTTTGATCCAACTTTTAACCCAGGTAATACCCCAACAGGTGGCGCAAAAGTCAGTGATGGTGCTGTTGGGAATCTAGTAGGTTATGACCCTACTAGAGGTGGTGTTAACCCTTGGACTCCCGGTAACGATCCTGAATATATTAAGTACAGCTATCCTGACTCGGCAAACACCGCAACAACTCTGTACACTGGCGTCAAGAGCTACAACAGCGCTATTGGCGTTGATATTTTTGAGAATCCTCTAGAAACAATTCTCAAAACGGCGAACCAAGTTGGTAAATCTACTGGTTTGGTGACTTCAGTTCCCATTGACCATGCAACACCTGGTGCCGCTGCTGCCAACGTTAACCGTCGCAATAAGTATGATGGTGACTATCCGGCATTAGACAACATTCTGCAACAGGAACTCCGTGTCTATCAACCAACAGTATTACTTGGTGGCGGACACCCACTCTCTGCTCCTGGAGACTTACTACCATCGGAGGTTGAGCCGAATACAAGCAATGAATATATTAGCCAATCTACCTACACAGAACTTAGCACTAAACCAACAAACAACCTCTACGATTACACATTTTTAGAGCGGGGTAAGAATGCCGCCCAGAAACTAGCTGAAACTGCGGCGACAATCGATCCAGAAAAAGGCGATCGCCTTTTCGGTCTATACGGTGCGCGTGGTCAAAATGGTAACTTGCCTGTCAGTTCTGCCAACGGCGACTACAGCACCACTGGTTTAGATATGTTCAGCGTTTTCACTAACCAAGGTGATAACACCAAAGTCGACACCACACGCCCACTCCTTCCTGGAGAAACGGACGCATCTTTCATTGCCAAAGAGGTTAACGAAAATCCAACCCTCAATGAATTGACAAATGCTGCATTAGATGTATTGGGTAAAGACCCCGATGGTTTCTGGTTAATGGTTGAGGCTGGCGATATTGATTGGTCTGCCCATGATAACAACATAGACAACTTGATCGGCACCACTTTGGACTTCGATAAGGCAGTTGGATCAACGATTGACTGGATCAACAACAATGGTGGTTGGGATGAAAACCTACTAATTGTTACTGCTGATCACGATCACTACCTGACTCTCGACGGTGATTTTCCGACTGTAGTACAAAATCAAGGTGCTGAAGCATTAACCAATTTGGATACTCCAGCAGAAGTTGGACACTACTGGGGGTCAGATCCTACCGTCAAGTATGGTTGGGGAACTCACACAAACCGTCCCGTACCTGTTTACTACCAAGGTGCTGGTTCTGAAGTTCTAAATAGCTTGGTAGGTCAAGGTTATAACGCCTACGGTTTTGATATTCCAGGAATTGCGGGTTTAAATGATCAAACCCACATCTACCAAACGATGTTTGCTTCAATAAAGCCAAAAGTTGAGTTAGTAGGTTTTGCTTCTTTACCTGCTGATACCTATAGTGATGGGCCTGCTTCTGGTGCAGAAATTTCAGCCAATGGCAGAACCGGGCCTTTCCCTGGACAGCCAATTCAGGGTTTTAGCGGTGTTCAATTTGCTAACAGCAACTCTTTGTACTTCCTGTCAGATAATGGCTACGGTAGCAAAGATAATAGTGAAGACTTCCTGTTACGAATCAATCGTGTAGACCCGAATTTTAAGGGAACAGAAAATGGCGATGGCACTGTTAAAGTTTTAGATTACATTCAACTGTCTGACCCTAACAACAAAGTTCCTTTCCAAATTGTGAATGAAGGAACTACTGGAAGATTACTGACTGGCGCAGATTTTGATGTCGAGTCATTCGTCTTTGATAAAGACGGCACAATCTGGGTTGGAGAAGAGTTTGGCCCTTACCTATTGCATTTTGATGCCAGTGGTAAGTTGTTGGAAGCTCCCATTGCTACACCTGACCAATTCAAAACTTTAGATGGAGAAGCACCTAAAGTTATTGGACACAGAGGTGCAAGTGGCGATCTCCCAGAACATACCTTAGAGGCATACAGACGGGCAATTGAAGACGGTGCTGACTTTATTGAGCCAGACTTAGTAGTTACAAAAGATGGCGTGTTGATTGCTCGTCATGAACCTGCTTTGGCAATTTTGAATGCTGATGGCACTCTTAATTTAAGCAATACAACCACAGACGTTTACGATGTTACCAAGTATCCACAATTTGCCGATCGCAAGAAAACAGTCAGTCTAGATGGAACTGAAATTACAGGTTGGTTTGCTGAAGACTTTACTTTAGAAGAAATCAAGACTTTAAGAGCGATACAGCGTGTACCTTTCCGCGACCAATCCTTCAATGGTCAATTTGAAATTCCCACCCTCGCCGAAATCATCGACTTGGTTAAAGAAGTAGAAGCCGAGACAGGTAAAAAGATTGGCATCTATCCCGAAACTAAGCATCCTACCTATTCTGCCGAAGAAGCTACTTATGTAGGCACTACGAACAAAATTAACCGAAACATCAGCGAGATATTAATCGATACACTCAAGGCTGAGAACTTCACCGATCCCAGTCGGATTTTCATCCAATCCTTTGAAGTTGGTAATCTCAAGGATCTCCACGATCGCATTATGCCTAATGCAGGTGTAGATATTCCCCTGGTTCAACTTCTAGATGCAGCTGGAATTGAGCTAAACGGTGAGATCATAGAGACTCAGCCTTATGATTTTGAAGTCAGTGGCGACCTTCGCACTTATGGTGATTTACGGACTCCAGAAGGTTTGGCTGAAATCGCTACCTATGCTGATGGCATTGGCCCTTGGAAGCGGTTAATTGTCAGTGTCAAAGGTACTGATGCTAATAACGATGGTTTGGCAGATGATATCAACAACGACGGCACAGTAAATGATGCTGACAGAACGCTGTTAGCTCCCACTACCTTAATTCAAGATGCTCACAATGCAGGTTTACAGGTTCATCCTTACACCTTTCGCGATGAAGACCTGTATTTAGCAGCAGATTACAAAGGTAATCCAGAACTAGAATTTCAGCAGTTCTATCAATTAGGCGTAGATGCACTATTTACAGACTTCCCAGAGACAGGCGATAAAGTCCGAGATTTCTTGAGCGATCCTCAGAATAACTTAGTGCGATCGCCACAAAACCCCGATGTGCTTTCAGGAGATACTTTTGCTAACTTAGGTGGCTCTAAAGGTTTTGAGGGTGGAGCAATCAACGCCAGCAAAACCAAGCTTTATATGCTGCTAGAGGGTACGGTTCAAGGTGATGCTGCTGGTGCTTTGCGGATTAACGAATTTGATATTGCCAGCCGCGAGTACACCGATAATAAACTTTACTACAAGTTGGAAAATCCCGCGTATGCGATCGGGGATTTAGCAGTCATTAATGACAATGAGTACTTAGTCGTTGAGCGGGATGGTGGTCAAGGAACTGCTGCTCAATTCAAGAGAATCTACAAAATTGACTTGTCGAAAACAGATTCTAATGGCTATGTAGCCAAAGAAGAAGTTGCAGACTTGTTAAACATCCAAGACCCCAACGACCTGAATGGAGATGGCAAAACCACCTTTGACTTCCCGTTTGTAACCATTGAAAATGTTTTAGTTGTTGACAAAAACACCATTTTGGTAGCTAATGACAACAATTATCCCTTCTCTACAGGTCGTCCTGGTAATGATCCTCAGAATCCAGTCATAGACAACAACGAAATTCTACTGCTGAAGTTGGAAAAGCCCCTTAACCTTGCAGCTGGTTTAGGTCAACCTCAAGCTGAAGAAATTAATTTTGGCTCCACTAGCAGCGATGATATTACCGTTCAGCCGGATCAAACCTTATTCACAGGTGACGGAGCAGACTTTGTAACGGGTACTACAGGTAACACAATCCAGACTGGAAATGGTGAAGACACAGTGGTGGTAAGTAGTGACTCCTCAGTCTCCACAGGAGAGGGTAACGATCAAGTCTTGATTGGTGCCAATGGCCCTGCTAACAAAACTAGTGCTGATGGTGGCAATGGTAATGACGAAATTACCGTAGTTGAAGCCAATGGTACTAATAATTTACTTGGAGCAGCAGGTAATGATACTTTGACAGTAGTTGAAGGCTCACGTCAATTATCCTTCGGTGGTTCAGGTAACGATACCCTCACCAGCAACGGTGGCAATAACCGTTTGTATGGTGGTTCTGGCGATGATAAACTCTTCTCCAGCGTGAATGATTCCCTGTTTGGTGGCGATGGTGATGATGTGCTATTTGCTGGTCAAAAGGGTGGTAATCGCTTGAGTGGTGCTGCTGGTGCTGACCAATTCTGGATTGCTAACGCCAGTCTGCCAACTAGCAAGAACATTGTGACTGATTTTGCGATCGCCATTGATAAAATCGGGCTGGGCGGTATTGGTGTTACTCAGTTTAGTGCCCTAACCCTATTGCAACAGGGTGCTGACACTATCGTAAAAAGCGGAAATACAGAGTTGGCTTCATTACTGCAAATTACCGCAACTAGCCTGACTGCAAATGACTTCGTTTTCTCTGCTAGCGTTGTGGCTTAG
- a CDS encoding non-ribosomal peptide synthetase: MKIITNSLAQNKNELLMNDGQLSSSENNLERDNLRLTILKKSENNLLIELNHTQTDYPQQASIHQLFEAQVEKTPDAVALIFNNQHLTYRDLNSRANQLAQHLQSLGVGTETLVGICIERSLEMIVALLAILKAGGAYVPLDPGYPQERLAFMLSDTQVSILLTQKELVAKLPTHTAFVICLDTDWNTISQNHKENLNTSVTADNLAYVMYTSGSTGTPKGVSVIHRGVVRLVKETNYAHLTDEEIILQLAPISFDASTFEIWGCLLNGGQLIIYPPHTPSLEELGQIIQQYQVTTLWLTAGLFHLIVDEKIDALKSLRQLLAGGDVLSVPHVQKFLQTVDNCQLINGYGPTENTTFTCCHPITAPLQPDVSIPIGRPIANTQVYILDQNLQPVSIGETGELYIGGDGLARGYLNRPDLTAEKFIFHSFDSNLETRLYKTGDLARYLPDGKVEFLGRIDNQVKIRGFRIELGEIEREIAQHPDVREIVVLARQDETSEKQLTAYIVPHYNSGYTHNKLRGFLQQRLPNYMVPSAFVMLESLPLTANGKVDRHKLPAPSRERPQLEQAYISPQTDLERLLAGILSELLKIDRVGIDDNFFDLGATSISILQVAARIKQELGIELSAVKLFQYSTIGSLATYLHSNQNSQPSSDKLQNRAQRQQAARTRRRNHQQGVKQW; this comes from the coding sequence ATGAAAATAATAACTAATTCATTGGCTCAAAATAAAAATGAATTACTGATGAATGATGGTCAACTTTCATCATCAGAAAACAACTTAGAACGAGATAATTTAAGATTAACTATTTTGAAAAAATCTGAAAATAACCTACTAATAGAGTTGAATCATACTCAAACTGATTATCCTCAACAAGCGTCTATTCATCAGTTGTTTGAAGCACAAGTAGAGAAAACGCCTGATGCTGTAGCACTAATTTTTAATAATCAGCATCTTACTTATAGAGATTTGAATAGTCGTGCTAATCAACTAGCACAACATCTGCAATCACTAGGGGTAGGAACAGAAACTCTTGTAGGAATCTGCATAGAGCGCTCCTTAGAAATGATTGTGGCACTTTTAGCTATCCTTAAAGCAGGTGGAGCTTATGTACCATTAGACCCAGGTTATCCACAAGAACGTTTAGCTTTCATGCTATCAGATACCCAGGTATCAATACTATTAACTCAAAAAGAATTAGTTGCAAAATTACCTACTCATACAGCATTTGTAATTTGTTTAGATACAGATTGGAATACAATCTCCCAAAATCACAAAGAGAACCTAAACACTAGTGTCACTGCTGATAACTTGGCTTATGTCATGTATACATCAGGTTCTACAGGTACACCCAAAGGTGTTAGCGTTATCCATCGTGGTGTAGTTAGATTAGTCAAAGAAACTAATTATGCTCACCTCACAGATGAAGAAATAATTTTGCAACTTGCTCCTATTTCCTTCGATGCTTCAACTTTTGAAATTTGGGGTTGCTTACTGAACGGTGGGCAATTAATAATCTATCCTCCTCATACACCATCTTTAGAAGAATTAGGACAGATTATTCAGCAATATCAAGTTACTACTCTTTGGCTGACAGCCGGTTTATTCCACCTGATAGTGGATGAAAAAATAGATGCTTTGAAATCCTTGCGTCAACTTTTAGCGGGTGGTGATGTCTTATCTGTTCCCCATGTGCAGAAGTTTCTGCAAACAGTGGACAACTGTCAGCTAATTAATGGTTATGGGCCAACTGAAAATACAACTTTTACCTGTTGCCATCCTATAACAGCGCCACTGCAACCAGATGTTTCTATTCCTATTGGTCGCCCAATTGCTAATACCCAAGTTTATATATTAGATCAAAACCTCCAACCAGTATCAATAGGAGAAACTGGCGAATTGTACATTGGTGGTGATGGATTAGCTAGAGGCTATTTAAACCGTCCCGATTTGACTGCCGAAAAATTTATTTTTCACTCATTTGATAGCAATTTAGAAACGCGCCTTTACAAGACTGGAGATTTAGCTCGTTATCTTCCAGATGGCAAAGTAGAATTCTTAGGTCGTATTGACAATCAGGTAAAAATTCGCGGTTTCAGAATTGAGCTAGGGGAAATTGAGCGAGAAATTGCACAACATCCTGATGTTCGGGAAATTGTCGTTTTAGCTCGTCAGGATGAGACAAGTGAAAAACAGTTGACAGCTTATATTGTTCCTCACTATAACAGTGGATATACGCACAATAAATTACGTGGTTTCTTACAACAGCGACTACCTAATTACATGGTGCCATCAGCCTTTGTGATGTTAGAGTCGCTGCCTTTGACTGCAAATGGCAAAGTCGATAGACATAAATTGCCAGCACCAAGTAGAGAACGTCCACAACTGGAACAAGCTTACATTTCTCCCCAAACCGATTTAGAGCGTCTGCTTGCAGGTATTTTATCTGAACTGCTCAAAATCGATCGCGTTGGGATTGATGATAATTTCTTTGATTTGGGAGCAACTTCAATCTCAATTCTCCAAGTTGCTGCGCGAATAAAACAGGAACTTGGTATTGAGCTATCTGCTGTGAAGTTATTTCAGTATTCAACGATTGGCTCTTTAGCAACCTATTTGCATTCCAACCAGAATAGCCAACCATCTTCTGACAAGCTGCAAAATCGCGCCCAACGCCAACAAGCAGCTCGGACTCGTCGTCGTAATCATCAACAAGGTGTTAAGCAATGGTAA